The DNA sequence CCACCGGTCGGTCGAGGTGTGCGGCCCCCGCACCGGATGCGTGAGGTCGGGGCTCCCCCACGCCGCCCGCGCCTCCCGCTCCGTCATCCCGACGAGGACCCGGCGTTCACGGATGGCCGCCCCGACTTCCTGTTTCCATCGGAGTTCGCGCCGCCGGTCCGGGGGGTCGGGCCGGGGCGGGTGGCTCTCCGCGGCGTCCGCCGGTTCCGGGAGCCCCGCGTAAGGCGTTGCGGCGGGCGGCGGATCGGGCGGAGGCGCCGTGGGCGGCCCCGGGGTCGCGGCCTTGTCCGCCCTTCGCGCCCGCTCCCAGGTTCCCAGGAGCGCGGCGTTCTCGGCGCCGTCCTCGCGCGTTGTCGAGGCGATCAGCGAGCGCGGGATCTCCACGCGGCGGCCGTGAAGGACGACGGTGACGGCGGCGGCCGTCTCCTCCTCTATGACGCAGCGGAGGGTCCGTCCGTCCCTGTAGGTGAGCGTGTCGGCGCCCGCCGGGGCGCCGGCCGCGAGTGCGGCGCAGGCGAGCGCCGCGAAGCGCGTCTTCATGCGGCGCGATTGTGCCACAGGGACGGCGGCCCCTCAAGCCGAAAAGGGGAGAAAAGAGGCCCTTCCGCAGTGCAGTTCCAGGTGTCCCATAGGTCCTATAGGACCTATGGGTCCTATGGGACGCGGCAGGCCCCGCCGCCGGCGCCCGCCTGTCCCGCGCCCCGCGGGAAGCGCCCCATTTTTCGTGTCCCCATTTTCGTTGCGCGGGTGTGCCGATTGTGGCACGATGGCCGAAGTGCCGGCACTTCCGGACGGGCGCGGAGGGGGGCGAAGCGATGAACCTCGAGGACGAGATACTCGGCGTGGAGGAGGAGGCCGCGAAGATCGTCGCCGCGGCCCAGGCGGAGGCGAAGGAGATACTCGGCGGCGCCGAGGAGGGGCGGAAGCGGATCCGCGAGGAGGCGGCGCGGCGCGTCCGCGAGGAAAAGGAGCGGCTGGCGCGCGCCCACGAGGCCTCGCTCGCGGAGTCCGTCGCGCAGGTCGCCCGCGAGCGCGATCGGAACGTGGCGGCGGTCGAGGCGGTGCGCGCCGCCCGCGCCGGGGGCTGCGTCCGCGGGATCGTCGAGATGCTTCTGAAGGGGTAAGGCGTGGCCATCGAGCGGATGAAGCGGATCACCCTCCTATTCCCCGCGCGGGACGGCGAGGCGGTCGAGGAGTGGCTCTTCGACCGGGGGGTGCTCCACCTCGAGCGCTGCGACGGGGAGTTCGCCCGGCTCTCCGGGGCGGGCGGGCCGCTCTGCATCGACTGCCAGGAGGCGGCCGAGCGCCTGGCCTGGATCAGGGACCTCCTCGCCGAGGCGGAGGCCGTCGCTCCCGCCAAGAAGAGCTTCCTCGACGCGATGCTGCCGGTCAAGGCGGTGGTGTCGGCGGGTGAGATGGAGTCGGCGCTCCGGGGCGTCGATCTCAAGGGCCTCCACGGGCGCGTGAAAGAGAAGACCGCGGAGCGGAAGGGCCTCCTCGCGAGGATGCACCACCTCGAGCACGAGCGCGGCCTCCTAGGCGAGTTCTCCTTCGTCGCCGCGCCGCTATCGCGACTCAAGGGGCTCCGGCGGACGTTCTGCATCGTCTTCGACGGCGACGCCGCGCGGGTCGAGAACCTCGCCCGCGACGCCGAGGCCTCGGCCCTGCTCGCCTGGCAGATCAGGAGGCGCGAGGGCGAGCGCATCGTCCTGGCGGGGGCCGGGCTCGCCGCGGACGCGGCGCGGTGCGCCGGCATCCTCCGGGCCCACGGCTTCCACGTGCGCGACTACCCGGAGTTCGACGGGGTCGCCGCGGAGCGCCTCGCCGGAATCGAGGCGGAGAAGGCGGCGGTCCGGGAGGGGCTCGCCGGCTGCGACCGGGCGATCCGGGAGCTGCTCGCCCCCGATACGGTTCGCATGCTCCGGTGCCTCAAGGGGCACTGGGAGAGCGAGAAGCGCCGCGGCGAGCGCGCCTCCGCGATGGTCTGCTCCAGGAAGGTCGGGGTGGCCCGCGGCTACGTCCGCGAGGCTGACGCGAGGGGCCTCGCCTCCTCCGTCGAGGAGGCGTTCCCCGGGGCCGGCGTCGCCCTCGCCGACCCCGAGCCGTCGGAGAGCGTGCCGGTCTCCATCCGGCTCGGGCGGTGGGCCCGCCCGGGGCAGCTCCTGATCAGTATGTTCGGCCTCCCCAACTACTTCACCTTCGACCCGACGCCGTTCCTCCTGGCCGTCTTCCTCGCGTTCTTCGGCATCTGCTTCGCGGACGTGGTCTACGGCCTCCTCCTCTCGTGGTGCTCCTGGCGGCTGATGCGGCGCTACGCCGCCCAGGAGAACATACGCGAGTTCTTCCGCCTCTTCCTGTACTGCGGCGCGAGCTGCATCCTCTTCGGGGTCGTGACGGGGAGCTGGGCGGCCGACATCTACTCCGCCGACTACCTCGGGAAGGACAACGCCTTCCTCCGGTTCGTCCAGGCGACCACGCTCATCGATATGCTCGCCAAGCCGGTCGTCGCCCTCGTGCTCTCCCTCGGCATCGGGGTGGCGACGCAGTTCTACGGCATCCTCTTGCGCGCGATGAAGGACTGGCGGCAGGGGAACGTCGCGGGGGCGCTCTTCGACGGGGTGCTCTGGCTCGTCTACCTCGGGGGACTGCTCGTCTTCGCCGTCTCGGCCATCGGCGGCGCGGGCGGCTCCCTGCTGACGCGCGTCAGCGGGGGCCTCGTCGTCCTCTCCGCCGCCGGGCTCGTCCTGACCCAGGGGCGCGACCAGGAGGGGTGGCCGGCGAGGATCGTCACCGGCCTCGTCAGCCTCTACGGCATCCTGGGGTCGTACGGCACGACCTCGTTCGTGGGCGACGTGCTCAGCTACTCGCGCCTGCTCGCGCTCGGGCTGAACACCTACATCGTGGGGATGTCGTTCAACATCATCGCCACCATCGTCCCCGAGATCGTGACGAGCGTCTTCCCCGCCCTCGGGGGGGCCATGTCGGCGTGGTGGTGCGGGGGCGTGCTGGTGGTGCTCGTGATGATCGCGGGGCACCTGTTCAACTTCGTGATGAGCATCCTGAGCGCCTTTGTGCACTCGGCGCGCCTGATCCTCCTCGAGTTCTTCGGGCGTTTCTACCAGGGGGACGGGCGGTGGTTCGAGCCGCACGGCTTCTCGAGCGAAAGCGTGCAGCTCGGCGGATGAGGGGACTCGGGCCGTCGCGCGGCGGGGTCCGCGACGGGCGGTCCGTCAAAGAGGAGGGGGGTATGGTCGCACTGTTGAGTCACTATCTTCTCCAGACGGGGTTCGCGTGGGCCGTGGCCGGGGCCATGGCGTCGGTGATGCTCTCGGGCCTGGGCAGCGCGAAGGGGATACGCGTCGCGGGGGCGCAGGCGGGCGGCGTGCTCTCAGAGCAGCCGGAGCTCTTCGGCAAGCTGCTGGTCCTCATCGCCCTGCCCGGCACGCAGGGCTTCTACGGCTTCATCTGCGCCATTATGATCGCGCTGCGGTGCGGTCTGATCGGCGGGAAGGTCGAGA is a window from the Chlamydiota bacterium genome containing:
- a CDS encoding outer membrane protein assembly factor BamE, which gives rise to MKTRFAALACAALAAGAPAGADTLTYRDGRTLRCVIEEETAAAVTVVLHGRRVEIPRSLIASTTREDGAENAALLGTWERARRADKAATPGPPTAPPPDPPPAATPYAGLPEPADAAESHPPRPDPPDRRRELRWKQEVGAAIRERRVLVGMTEREARAAWGSPDLTHPVRGPHTSTDRWTYRREGEGLVDLYFENGVLTQINR
- a CDS encoding V-type ATP synthase subunit K → MVALLSHYLLQTGFAWAVAGAMASVMLSGLGSAKGIRVAGAQAGGVLSEQPELFGKLLVLIALPGTQGFYGFICAIMIALRCGLIGGKVETTPLVGIAIFFIGLATGVVEWKSAIFQGETSAAAINLTAKKPDESGRAILLPALVETYAVIALLAAILMIIWVTAPGAVTVGAAAQ